Proteins from a single region of Antechinus flavipes isolate AdamAnt ecotype Samford, QLD, Australia chromosome 2, AdamAnt_v2, whole genome shotgun sequence:
- the MINAR1 gene encoding major intrinsically disordered Notch2-binding receptor 1 — METNQESSLFLVKILEELDTKQNTVSYQDLCKSLCARFDLSQLAKLRSVLFYTACLDPNFPATLFKDKMRCTVNNQQSKKIMVAADIVTIFNLIQMNGGAAKEKLPAARQKVRKNESFESCRSDTEICNVIDCVPPNCEPREREFSRGYSARRSSKCRKMDCKDCQQFVPASEPNFLLGVNKETKSRAASLDRLQALASYSIANSQPCEMQSTYFPMNIENESISDQDSLPMNPGIKETFISNEEPFVVQSCVQKRNIFKEDFHNLIAVSPSLVPPGKKTDDVLGEPQTRKETHKPAFFNHSFEMPYNSQYLNPVYSPIPDKRRAKHESLDDLQASTYFGPTTVLGAQEGKRWSGRPSKQTAWPAKSWSLNTEEVPDFERSFFNRNPTDEKPRYQSSSNPSSNFSAPDRHQTYLNPKDQQAIIPTSYAVKQNVHKPKEIPSPIDMEKHEPIKKFKDKSINCTTVQMSIDKTSSVGTQTDQHILELKKCKDLCSSNQSKYGERHSIKQSDEDSEIVSDDISDIFRFLDDMSICGSTGVIQSSCYNSTGSLSQLNKSDCDSSPEHNLAKIANGNIGNKIDKGVRSEKDTPEDELKTSVCKLVLRIGEIERKLESLSGVREEISQVLGKLNRLDQKIQQPEKVSVQIDLNSLTSEVPSDDSTSPQIFHPHNGSHGSKLENSPDWCCSDASGSNSESLRVKALKKSLFTRRSSRSLTEENSATESKIASISNSPRDWRAITYTNEVGLNEEEIKDRGAAENKDWHRKSKEADRQYEIPQPHRIAKQPKDGFLVEQVFSPHPYPSSLKSHMKSNPMYTDMRLTEMAEVKRVQPSWTIEEYTRNSGEKGKLTALDLQTQESLNPNNLEYWMEDIYTPGYDSLLKRKEAEFRRAKVCKIAALITAAACTVILVIVVPICTMKS, encoded by the exons ATGGAGACTAACCAGGAATCATCCCTCTTCTTGGTGAAGATTTTGGAGGAGCTAGACACCAAACAGAACACAGTTTCTTACCAGGACCTTTGCAAATCATTGTGTGCTCGATTTGATTTATCTCAGCTAGCCAAGTTGAGAAGTGTGCTGTTTTATACAGCTTGTCTCGATCCAAATTTTCCAGCAACTttattcaaagacaaaatgagatgCACTGTGAACAATCAGCAATCAAAGAAAATCATGGTGGCTGCAGATATAGTAACAATATTCAACCTGATCCAAATGAATGGGGGTGCAGCAAAGGAAAAATTGCCTGCAGCACGACAGAAAGTTAGAAAGAATGAATCATTTGAATCATGCAGGTCTGACACTGAGATATGCAATGTGATAGACTGTGTGCCTCCTAACTGTGaaccaagagagagagaatttagccGAGGCTATTCAGCAAGACGATCCTCAAAGTGTAGGAAGATGGATTGCAAAGACTGCCAACAGTTTGTACCTGCTTCAGAGCCCAATTTTTTGCTGGGAGTCAATAAGGAGACAAAGAGCCGGGCAGCTTCACTTGACAGGCTGCAGGCTTTGGCATCCTATTCCATTGCAAATTCTCAACCATGTGAAATGCAGAGCACTTATTTTCCCATGAACATTGAGAATGAGTCTATATCAGATCAAGACTCTTTGCCCATGAACCCCGGGATCAAAGAAACCTTCATTTCCAATGAGGAGCCCTTTGTGGTCCAGTCCTGTGTGCAgaagagaaacatttttaaagaagattttCATAATCTGATCGCAGTGTCACCAAGCTTAGTGCCCCCTGGCAAGAAAACAGATGATGTGCTGGGGGAGCCACAGACCAGAAAAGAAACTCATAAGCCAGCTTTCTTTAATCACAGCTTTGAAATGCCATACAATAGCCAATATTTAAATCCTGTTTACTCTCCTATACCTGACAAAAGAAGGGCAAAGCATGAGAGTTTGGATGATCTCCAAGCTTCTACATATTTTGGACCCACTACTGTACTAGGGGCCCAAGAAGGGAAGAGGTGGTCAGGGAGGCCAAGTAAGCAGACTGCCTGGCCAGCAAAGAGCTGGAGTTTAAACACTGAGGAGGTTCCTGACTTTGAAAGGTCTTTTTTCAATAGGAACCCAACTGATGAAAAACCTCGATATCAGAGTTCAAGCAACCCCTCTTCTAATTTTTCAGCCCCAGACAGGCACCAGACATACCTAAATCCAAAAGATCAACAAGCAATTATCCCCACAAGCTATGCAGTGAAACAAAATGTTCACAAGCCTAAAGAGATTCCTTCTCCCATTGACATGGAGAAACACGAGCCGATCAAAAAGTTTAAAGACAAAAGCATTAATTGTACCACAGTTCAGATGAGCATTGACAAAACAAGTAGTGTGGGGACTCAAACTGACCAGCACATTCTGGAGCTCAAGAAATGTAAAGATCTGTGTTCCTCCAATCAGAGCAAGTATGGTGAAAGGCATTCAATCAAACAATCAGATGAGGATTCAGAAATTGTTAGTGATGACATCAGTGACATTTTTAGGTTTCTGGATGACATGAGCATCTGTGGTTCTACAGGAGTTATACAATCCTCTTGTTACAACAGCACTGGATCCTTATCTCAGCTGAACAAATCAGACTGTGACAGCTCACCTGAGCACAACCTGGCCAAAATTGCCAATGGAAATATTGGCAATAAGATAGACAAGGGGGTCCGATCTGAAAAGGACACTCCTGAAGATGAGTTGAAGACAAGTGTTTGCAAACTAGTGCTTAGGATTGGtgagatagaaagaaaactggaatcTCTGTCAGGGGTCCGAGAAGAAATCTCTCAAGTTTTAGGCAAATTAAACAGATTGGATCAAAAGATACAACAGCCTGAGAAAGTCAGTGTACAAATTGATCTGAATTCCTTAACGAGTGAGGTTCCATCTGATGACAGTACCTCCCCTCAAATATTCCATCCCCATAATGGCTCACATGGAAGCAAGTTGGAAAACAGTCCAGATTGGTGTTGTTCTGATGCTAGTGGAAGTAACAGTGAAAGCCTTCGAGTCAAGGCCTTAAAAAAGAGTCTGTTTACCAGAAGGTCCTCAAGGTCACTGACTGAGGAGAATAGTGCTACCGAGTCCAAAATAGCAAGCATTTCCAATTCTCCCAGAGACTGGAGGGCAATTACTTATACCAATGAGGTTGGACTTAatgaagaagagataaaagacagaGGGGCTGCAGAAAATAAGGACTGGCACAGAAAATCAAAAGAG GCAGACAGACAATATGAAATTCCTCAGCCCCACCGAATAGCTAAGCAGCCGAAAGATGGTTTCTTGGTGGAACAAGTCTTCAGTCCTCACCCCTACCCTTCATCACTCAAATCACACATGAAAAGCAATCCAATGTACACTGACATGAGACTGACTGAAATGGCTGAAGTCAAGCGAGTCCAGCCTTCTTGGACCATAGAAGAATACACAAGAAACTCTGGGGAAAAGGGGAAGCTGACGGCTCTGGATCTCCAG